In the genome of Amphiura filiformis chromosome 4, Afil_fr2py, whole genome shotgun sequence, one region contains:
- the LOC140150323 gene encoding uncharacterized protein yields MTSSVRTTPIVDKILSHHNHLLKTLVDLAKAFQDEGLIPPSLKLRCPINTTKARDIINKAQKDLLRERIRVINNKINQLQSDKQASVNNIESLLPSDIQQHVKTHVEKVSEKTFKAAKLRQIKKLERLTEKSHSSTTTTSHNIKAEDVDLDGSQLKKWVINLSKYKLSTAQTSILAKGLNFAPTPSHIPVDDFIEATERACSRLPKPEAAQLRAEVAGSLKSSKLPKSNLSKDEQQALRDLKAEKSILILPSDKGRCSVVMDKSDYESKVHAMLDDDKTYAKLNKDPTAKYKSELVRILTRLKQENKITQTDYQYLYPTSESIPRIYCTPKIHKPGTPLRPIVDYTGSIGYATSRSLADILGPLIGNTEHHVNNSAQLAEDLSEVMIEEDDMFISHDVVSLFTNTPIDKALEVIRDRLAGDKTLKKRTLLSVDDIMELLKFILTTTYFTFKGQIYQQLFGAAMGSPVSPIVANFFMEFLEQSAIATAPIECQPSLWKRYVDDILEIIRKGSADKLTDHLNQVDRTGNIKFTYETEEEGKIPFLDTLIIRKEDGSVKLLVYRKKTHTDQYLNFQSHHPLHHKLGVIRTLLDRADRIVTEQEDRDKEEEHIKQALGKCGYPDWSFERVKQQRTNKTVKSKPKKNSDDTKSRGMVVIPYVQGISENVQRIFKKHSVSAAVKPHTTLRNMLVHPKDKRDISETSGCVYEIPCRNCTHTYVGETGRQFGTRMKEHQKEADKISQRTCTRAARLSSVSEQHKSAISDHVAEHNHIIDWEGAKILHREREAGVELPRDWNYEALRMPPRLELPKEVLLYLPRTQVAASNAGHQL; encoded by the exons GATGAAGGCCTCATACCTCCCAGTCTGAAACTTAGGTGTCCAATCAATACTACAAAAGCCAGGGACATAATCAACAAGGCTCAAAAGGATTTACTCCGTGAAAGGATCCGTGTCATCAACAATAAAATCAATCAGCTGCAATCAGATAAGCAAGCAAGTGTGAATAATATTGAGTCTTTGTTACCTTCTGATATTCAACAACATGTCAAAACACATGTTGAGAAAGTAAGTGAGAAAACATTTAAAGCTGCTAAATTAAGACAGATCAAAAAACTAGAGAGGTTGACAGAAAAATCACATTCAAGTACTACTACCACTTCCCATAATATCAAAGCTGAAGATGTGGACTTGGATGGATCTCAACTTAAAAAATGGGTTATTAACCTATCTAAGTACAAACTTAGTACAGCTCAAACCAGCATTCTGGCAAAGGGGCTTAATTTTGCACCCACTCCATCGCATATCCCTGTTGATGATTTTATCGAAGCTACAGAGAGAGCATGTTCACGCTTACCTAAACCAGAAGCTGCCCAACTCCGAGCTGAAGTTGCAGGCAGTCTCAAGTCCTCTAAGTTACCCAAAAGTAACCTCAGCAAAGATGAGCAACAGGCACTCCGAGACCTCAAAGCTGAGAAGTCAATACTCATCCTTCCCAGTGATAAAGGCAGATGCAGTGTGGTCATGGATAAATCTGACTATGAAAGTAAAGTGCACGCAATGTTGGATGACGACAAGACCTATGCAAAACTAAACAAGGATCCCACCGCTAAATACAAGTCTGAACTTGTGCGTATCCTCACCAGACTTAAACAAGAAAACAAGATCACGCAGACAGACTATCAGTACTTATATCCTACTTCTGAAAGTATTCCTCGGATTTATTGTACCCCAAAAATCCACAAGCCAGGAACCCCCTTAAGACCCATTGTAGACTATACAGGTTCTATAGGGTATGCTACATCAAGATCATTAGCAGATATTTTAGGACCACTGATAGGAAACACTGAACACCATGTGAACAATTCTGCTCAGCTGGCCGAAGATCTGTCAGAAGTCATGATTGAGGAAGACGACATGTTCATTTCGCATGACGTAGTTTCCTTATTTACAAATACACCCATAGACAAAGCACTTGAAGTTATCAGAGATCGACTTGCAGGAGACAAGACTTTAAAAAAGCGGACACTTCTTAGCGTAGATGACATCATGGAACTCCTGAAATTCATTTTAACAAcgacatattttactttcaaaggACAAATATACCAACAACTTTTTGGAGCAGCGATGGGAAGCCCTGTGTCTCCAATAGTGGCCAATTTCTTCATGGAATTTCTGGAACAATCTGCCATTGCCACCGCTCCCATTGAATGCCAGCCTTCCCTTTGGAAACGATATGTAGATGACATTTTGGAGATTATTCGTAAAGGAAGTGCCGACAAGCTGACTGACCATCTAAATCAGGTAGATAGAACAGGAAATATCAAGTTCACTTATGAAACAGAGGAGGAGGGAAAGATTCCCTTTTTAGATACTCTCATCATAAGAAAAGAAGATGGATCGGTCAAACTGTTGGTGTACAGAAAGAAAACACACACTGATCAATACCTCAATTTTCAATCCCATCACCCACTTCATCATAAGCTAGGGGTCATCAGAACCCTTTTAGACAGAGCAGATCGTATTGTTACTGAGCAAGAAGATAGAGATAAAGAGGAGGAGCACATCAAGCAGGCACTTGGCAAATGTGGATATCCAGACTGGTCATTTGAGAGAGTCAAACAGCAGCGCACCAACAAAACCGTTAAATCGAAACCAAAGAAGAACTCGGACGATACAAAATCTCGGGGTATGGTAGTAATTCCATACGTGCAGGGTATCTCAGAGAATGTCCAGCGGATTTTTAAGAAACACAGTGTCTCTGCAGCAGTTAAGCCACACACCACATTGAGGAACATGTTAGTTCACCCTAAAGATAAAAGGGACATAAGTGAAACATCAGGATGTGTGTACGAAATTCCATGTCGCAACTGCACCCACACATATGTTGGGGAAACAGGAAGACAGTTTGGAACTAGAATGAAAGAACATCAGAAAGAAGCAGataaaatcagtcaaaggacatgCACCAGAGCCGCTCGGTTATCATCGGTTTCAGAACAACACAAGTCTGCCATTTCAGATCACGTTGCAGAACACAATCACATCATAGACTGGGAGGGGGCCAAAATTCTTCATCGGGAAA GAGAGGCAGGAGTGGAGCTGCCGAGGGACTGGAATTATGAGGCTCTGAGGATGCCGCCACGCTTGGAACTGCCCAAGGAAGTATTACTGTATCTCCCTCGTACTCAAGTGGCAGCTTCGAACGCTGGTCACCAGCTCTAA